GCTTGATGCTGGCCCAAGGCAAATCGCTGGACACCATCCTGAAAGAACTAGGCCAAGTGGCAGAAGGTGTGAAATGCGCGCCGGTGGTCAAGGAACTGGCGGGCAAGCTAGGTGTGGACATGCCAATTACAGCGGCTGTCAACTCGGTGCTGTTTGATGGCTTGAGTCCCGGTGAAGGTGTCATGCGACTGTTGTCGCGGGGCGCCAGGTCTGAAGACGCGGACTGACGTTGCCCAGCGCAGAACAGTGCTTTTTGTTTTTGGCTTAACCGGCATGCCTTGCCCATTGCGCACAGAAAACCGCTGGCCCCTTCTTGAACAAAGGTTTGCATTCACCCCAGCCCAGCAAAAAAGAAGGCTGGGCTGGAGTGTCGCCCTTTGGGCGAGCATGCAAACCTTGTTCAAATCGGGGCGGTTTTCTTGACTGTGCGCAACAAGCAAGTGCATTGCCGGCAAAGCTGAAATGCAGTCTGTTCATGCGGGCCGTGGATGTTGTGGCCATGCGGTCGCGACCAATCACCAGCAATGTAAAGCCCGCAAGGCAGCGAGGTTCCAATCGCGTCGCCATTCAAGAAAACCTGCCCGTTTGAATTCACCCGCAACGTTCGACCTCTGGTCGACACCTTCCTCGGCCTTCCCTTTTGCCGAGGAAGGTGAGTCAGGGTGAGTTTCAAAAAGGGATCAGCAGGTTTTCAGGCGAATGATTGGAATTCGCGCCGAGTGGGCTTAACTCTCTGGCAGGCGATTGGAATTCGCACCGAACGGGCCGTTCAGCTGCCGCCCGCAAATCCGAGTTGTCGCCATGCCTCATACACCGAAACTGCCACCGAATTGGACAGGTTCAGCGACCTGCTCTCCGCCCGCATGGGCAGCCGTAGCCAGTTCTCGCTGGCAAACCAGTTGCGCACATCTTCGGATAACCCACGCGTTTCACTGCCAAACATCAGGTAATCGCCGGTCTTGAATTGCACATCAAAGGGTGATCGCGTGCCTTTCGTGGTCATTGCAAAGCAACGGCTCGGTTCAGGTTGGCAGGTGTCCAGAAAAGCTTGCCAACTGGCATGCACCTTCATGTTGGCGAACTCGTGGTAATCCAGCCCGGCACGGCGCATTCTGGCGTCTTCCAGCGGAAAGCCCAAAGGTTCGATCAGGTGCAGTTGTGCGCCCGTGTTGGCACACAAACGAATAATGTTGCCCGTATTGGGCGGAATCTCTGGTTCAACCAACACGACGTGAATCATTCCGGGGTCCTGCAAACTGCCATAAGTACAATCGAATCGGCGCCTGCTTTTTCAAGCGCCGCCACGCAACTTTGAAGTGTGGCGCCTGTGGTTATCACATCGTCCACCAAACCAATCCTGGTATTTGAAGGCATTGGGCGTGTGGTCTGAAACGCGCCAAGCAGGTTCTGAAGGCGGGCCTCCCTGCCCAGCTCCGCCTGTGCACTTGCCTCACTGGTTTTAATCAGCCAGTCTGTGTAAACGGGGCGTTTCAGTACCCGACCAGCATGTCTGGCAATCAAAGCGGCTTGATTATATCCCCGCTGTTTCAATTTGGTATTGCTGCAAGGCACAGGAATCAGCAGGTCGGGGAGCAAGTGGGTCGTCTCTTGTGTTTTAAGACCCAGCCAATGTCCAAGAAACTTAGCCATTCCATGTGCCTTGCCGTATTTCAGGCGGGTGATCCACTGGTCGAAAGGGGCACTGTAATCACAGCAAATCACGCAATCAAGCTTGTTTTCCGGCCTGGTAGCAAGCAAAGGCCTGCAGTGGCGGCAGTGTGTCCAGCCAAACGCCTGCGGTCTTGGACCCAGCATCAAGCCGCACCGCTTGCAACGCACCTTGGGCATCTCCAGTAAAAGCGACAGGCACGACCGGCACAGAAAGTCGTTCAATCCGCCTGTCCGCAATCCGCCTTGAATACCTCCCTGGCAGGATGCGCAGCGGCGGGGCATGGCGGTGTCGCTCACAAGCCGGCAAGTTCTATACAATGTTTCGTACACCGGCTTCATTAAAAGACCTTTGACCACAATGTCCTCGCAGTTCTGGAAATACACTCGCTCAAATGCCGCCCTGTCCCGTCAATGGGCAAAACGTGTTCAGGCACCCTTGCCTTTCATTCTTGAAGAGGTCAACAGGCGCATGGTGAACCGCGCCCAGATCATGCGCCCGGTCGAGGGAGGCGTAGTGCACCAAGGTTGGTTACACCCTGCTGCACTGGCCAGTGTAAAAGCCTTGTTCGGCGGGCGTGAACTTGCCGTGTTCGCGCCCAGCGCCATCGAATTGCCTGCAGCACCGATGGACAAGGCGGCTGAGTCTTTCCTGTCAAAACTATGGCCGGGCCGTGCTTCTGTAGCAAAGGCCGCAAGTGCCCGCGAACTGCCGCTTGGTGCCAACCTCCCGCTTGCCGATGAAAGCCAGGCAATGGTTTGGTCGCCCCTTTGGTTGCATGGACTTGAAGATCCTGCCCACCAAATGGCCGATTGGCTTCGGGTGTTGAAACCCGAGGGTGGGGTGTTCTTCACCTGCTTTGGGCCGGATACCGCCAAAGAATTGCACGGCTTTGCCAAATGCCTGAGTGAAAGCATTCCTGATTTTGCGGACATGCACGACATTGGCGATCTGATGAGCAAGCAGGGTTTTTCCGACCCGGTCATGGAAATGGAAAAATTGACCTTGACTTACAGTACGCCAGAAGCTTTGTTGCAGGACTGGCGTGCCTTTTCAGGCAATTTTCTGGCAGGGCGGGGCAAGGGCTTGGTGTCTACTGGCCGATACCAACAAGCGATTCAAACATTGAGGGCATTGAAGTCTCCGGAGAGCGGGCGAATTCCCCTGACGCTTGAATTGGTCTATGGGCATGCCTGGAAAGTAAAACGGAAACCAAAAATCGATGTCACAAGCGTGAAAATATCGGACATCAAGGGGCGAAAGGCGTCAAAATAGGTTTAGAAAAGCAGGCGTTTTTAAATGTAGCCCATTGTTTTCAACTTATTTAACGGAAAACAGGCAGGGAATGCATTTGCGATATTGCTTGCCAGAAGGCCTTAAGCCTATAATTCGAAGGTTTTTATGCACTCTCCAAGAAGTGCGTCGGGTCTGAATGACTGCTCTCTGAGAGGTAAATGGGCATGATTCCAGGAAATTCAAGTCAGGTAGTCGCACCAGACAACGTGCCGCAAAGCAGTCAATGGGTATTTCGGCGAAATTGTTCGCTTACCCCCAAACAGCTTTTGCAATGGTATTTAAGTTTGTGTGCCCTTACGTTGATTGTGGCCACCGGGTTTTTACTCGCCGGTTTCTGGATCGTGTTGCCGTTTGCGGGCTTGGAGTTGTTGTTGGTGGGAACGGCATTTGTGGTTTATGCAAGGCATGCAGCGGACTACGAAATGATCGAATTGCAGCGCGATCAGCTTTTGCTGGTCATGTCTGACGGCACCAAATTGACCCAGCTCAAATGGTCACCCCAATGGGCCAAGTTGAGTTACAACGGAAAATATAAAGCGCCATTGCTGTTCAGTCACAGGGGCCAACAAGTAAAAATAGGCAAATTTATTGCCGAGAAAGACAAGTCAGCGTTGCACCGCGAATTGAAGGCGGCGCTGGCAAGGGCGGCGTGTCCGGTTTAGGCACGTTGCTTCCACCAGTTTGATTTTTTTTGAGATTGAGGATCGCCATGTTGAAGTCGTCCTTGGGTATTCGCAACGTAGTGGCAACGGCCGCTGCAGTCGCGATGACATCCTTCGGAGGTGCTGCGTTAGCCGAGAATGTTTCTGGGCAACCCTTGCAGTACAACCTCGCCCAGCCGGTTACCGAAATTGCGAAGCAAATCTATGATTTGCACACGCTGATGCTGGTGATCTGCCTGGTCATTTTCGTTGCCGTGTTCGGTGTGATGTTCTACTCGATCTACGCTCACCGAAAGTCAAAGGGTGCAAAGTCCGCTTCTTTCCACGAAAGTGTGAAAGTTGAAATTGCATGGACCATCATTCCT
The nucleotide sequence above comes from Limnobacter thiooxidans. Encoded proteins:
- the trmL gene encoding tRNA (uridine(34)/cytosine(34)/5-carboxymethylaminomethyluridine(34)-2'-O)-methyltransferase TrmL; the protein is MIHVVLVEPEIPPNTGNIIRLCANTGAQLHLIEPLGFPLEDARMRRAGLDYHEFANMKVHASWQAFLDTCQPEPSRCFAMTTKGTRSPFDVQFKTGDYLMFGSETRGLSEDVRNWFASENWLRLPMRAESRSLNLSNSVAVSVYEAWRQLGFAGGS
- a CDS encoding ComF family protein, with protein sequence MAKFLGHWLGLKTQETTHLLPDLLIPVPCSNTKLKQRGYNQAALIARHAGRVLKRPVYTDWLIKTSEASAQAELGREARLQNLLGAFQTTRPMPSNTRIGLVDDVITTGATLQSCVAALEKAGADSIVLMAVCRTPE
- a CDS encoding methyltransferase domain-containing protein — its product is MSSQFWKYTRSNAALSRQWAKRVQAPLPFILEEVNRRMVNRAQIMRPVEGGVVHQGWLHPAALASVKALFGGRELAVFAPSAIELPAAPMDKAAESFLSKLWPGRASVAKAASARELPLGANLPLADESQAMVWSPLWLHGLEDPAHQMADWLRVLKPEGGVFFTCFGPDTAKELHGFAKCLSESIPDFADMHDIGDLMSKQGFSDPVMEMEKLTLTYSTPEALLQDWRAFSGNFLAGRGKGLVSTGRYQQAIQTLRALKSPESGRIPLTLELVYGHAWKVKRKPKIDVTSVKISDIKGRKASK
- a CDS encoding DUF2244 domain-containing protein — protein: MGMIPGNSSQVVAPDNVPQSSQWVFRRNCSLTPKQLLQWYLSLCALTLIVATGFLLAGFWIVLPFAGLELLLVGTAFVVYARHAADYEMIELQRDQLLLVMSDGTKLTQLKWSPQWAKLSYNGKYKAPLLFSHRGQQVKIGKFIAEKDKSALHRELKAALARAACPV